The proteins below are encoded in one region of Brassica napus cultivar Da-Ae chromosome A6, Da-Ae, whole genome shotgun sequence:
- the LOC106350152 gene encoding ADP-ribosylation factor GTPase-activating protein AGD4 isoform X1 gives MATFINLEDSPMFQKQVCSLEGTAEELKDRCQKLYKGVKKFMGVLGEASKGESAFADCLEEFGAGHDDPISLSIGGPVISKFINTLRELASYKEFLCSQVEHVLLERLMNFINVDLQEAKESRHRFDKAAHSYDQSREKFVSLKKNTRGEIVAELEEDLENSKSTFEKSRFNLVNSLMTIEAKKKYEFLESISAIMDAHLRYFKLGYDLLGQLEPYIHQILTYAQQSKEQSKIEQDRLARRIQEFRTQSELDSQQLAANAEVSGVNGNRVVGTIPYKNTETSLTADKEVIKQGYLLKRSSSLRTDWKRKFFVLDSHGSMYYYRNNGNKSMGSQHHYSGSSDHTGVFGRFRARHNRSASLTEGSLGYKTIDLRTCLIKLDAEDMDLRLCFRIISPQKTYTLQAENGADRMDWVNKITAAIGTLLNSHFLQQSPVQYTGSVPPKGVVSMDQSQHNDARRNMGDDVSTILRGIPGNNVCAECNAPDPDWASLNLGVLLCIQCSGVHRNLGVHISKVRSLTLDVKVWEPTILDLFRNLGNLYCNSLWEGLLHLDDDSENESTFSRAPISKPSPDDSFTVKEKYILAKYLEKALVIKDESIGNPSAACRIWEAVQSRNIREIYRLIVTSGDVNIINTKFDDITDIDAYHHADASEEGVRKRRDPTACQRIKDSNEPGNCLQGCSLLHVACHIGDSVLLELLLQFGADPNMRDYHGRTPLHHCISSGNHKFAKILLRRGARPSIEDDGGLSVLERAMEMGAITDEELFLLLAECA, from the exons ATGGCAACCTTTATAAATCTGGAGGATTCCCCAATGTTTCAGAAACAG GTTTGTTCCTTGGAAGGGACAGCTGAAGAGCTTAAAGATCGTTGTCAGAAGCTATATAAAGGTGTTAAGAAGTTTAT GGGAGTTTTGGGAGAGGCATCCAAAGGAGAAAGTGCATTTGCAGATTGTCTTGAAGAATTTGGGGCTGGACATGATGATCCTATCAGTCTTTCCATTGGag GCCCTGTTATATCCAAATTCATAAATACACTTCGAGAGCTTGCCTCTTATAAGGAGTTTCTTTGCTCACAG GTGGAGCATGTGTTACTTGAGAGGTTGATGAACTTTATTAATGTTGATCTACAAGAAGCTAAG GAGTCTCGCCACCGATTTGATAAAGCTGCTCATTCGTATGATCAG TCTCGTGAGAAGTTTGTGTCTCTAAAGAAGAATACAAGAGGAGAAATTGTTGCAGAGTTGGAAGAG GATCTGGAGAACTCAAAGTCAACATTTGAGAAGAGCCGTTTCAACCTC GTCAATTCATTGATGACTATTGAAGCTAAAAAGAAGTATGAGTTTTTGGAATCTATAAGTGCAATTATGGATGCTCATCTCAGATATTTTAAACTT ggATATGACTTGCTGGGTCAACTGGAACCATATATCCATCAG ATATTAACATATGCCCAACAATCAAAAGAACAGTCCAAGATTGAACAAGATCGACTAGCTAGACGAATTCAAGAATTCAGAACGCAGTCTGAGTTAGACAGCCAACAACTTGCCGCTAATGCGGAGGTCTCTGGTGTTAATGGAAACCGTGTTGTTGGAACTATCCCGTATAAAAATACCGAAACAAGTTTAACAGCAGACAAGGAA GTAATTAAACAAGGGTATTTATTAAAACGATCATCAAGTTTGAGAACTGATTGGAAAAGGAAATTTTTCGTCCTTGATAGTCATGGCTCCATGTACTATTACAGAAACAATGGCAATAAATCAATG GGATCACAGCATCACTACAGTGGTTCTTCTGACCATACTGGTGTCTTTGGTCGGTTTCGTGCAAGACACAATCGATCAGCTTCTCTCACTGAAGGCAGCTTAGGCTATAAAACTATCGATCTCCGCACTTGTTTGATAAAATTGGATGCAGAAGACATGGATCTTCGGCTATGTTTCAGAATCATTTCTCCTCAAAAAACTTACACACTTCAG GCTGAAAATGGAGCGGATAGGATGGACTGGGTAAACAAAATCACAGCAGCTATAGGGACGCTTCTGAACTCTCATTTTCTGCAACAG tcgCCAGTTCAGTACACTGGTTCTGTTCCTCCAAAAGGTGTTGTCTCCATGGATCAAAGTCAACATAATGATGCAAGAAGAAATATGGGGGATGATGTCTCCACAATACTCAGAGGAATTCCAGGGAATAATGTATGTGCAGAGTGCAATGCTCCTGATCCCGATTGGGCATCGTTGAATCTTGGAGTTTTGTTGTGCATTCAGTGCTCTGGTGTCCACAGGAACCTAGGGGTTCATATCTCCAAG GTGAGATCCCTCACACTAGATGTGAAAGTGTGGGAGCCAACGATCTTGGACCTATTCAGAAATTTGGGAAATTTGTACTGTAACTCACTGTGGGAGGGGCTACTTCACCTTGACGATGACAG TGAAAACGAATCAACATTTTCACGTGCTCCAATTTCAAAACCATCTCCAGACGATTCCTTTACTGTGAAGGAGAAATACATTCTAGCGAAG TACTTGGAGAAAGCATTAGTCATCAAAGACGAAAGCATAGGCAACCCTTCTGCTGCGTGTAGAATATGGGAAGCTGTTCAAAGCAGAAACATACGAGAAATATATCGACTGATCGTAACTTCAGGGGATGTGAATATCATCAACACCAAGTTCGATGACATAACTGATATTGATGCTTATCACCATGCTGACGCATCAGAGGAAGGAGTGAGGAAAAGACGAGATCCAACTGCGTgtcagagaatcaaagactccaACGAACCAGGAAACTGTCTTCAAGGCTGTTCCTTACTCCATGTGGCTTGTCACATTGGTGACTCTGTCTTGCTTGAACTGTTGTTGCAGTTTGGTGCTGACCCAAACATGAGAGATTACCACGGAAGGACTCCGTTACACCATTGCATATCTTCAGGGAACCACAAGTTTGCAAAGATTCTACTCCGAag AGGAGCACGTCCATCGATAGAGGACGATGGAGGGCTAAGCGTGCTGGAAAGAGCAATGGAAATGGGAGCCATAACCGATGAAGAGCTCTTTCTTCTCTTAGCCGAGTGCGCTTAA
- the LOC106350152 gene encoding ADP-ribosylation factor GTPase-activating protein AGD4 isoform X2, which translates to MGVLGEASKGESAFADCLEEFGAGHDDPISLSIGGPVISKFINTLRELASYKEFLCSQVEHVLLERLMNFINVDLQEAKESRHRFDKAAHSYDQSREKFVSLKKNTRGEIVAELEEDLENSKSTFEKSRFNLVNSLMTIEAKKKYEFLESISAIMDAHLRYFKLGYDLLGQLEPYIHQILTYAQQSKEQSKIEQDRLARRIQEFRTQSELDSQQLAANAEVSGVNGNRVVGTIPYKNTETSLTADKEVIKQGYLLKRSSSLRTDWKRKFFVLDSHGSMYYYRNNGNKSMGSQHHYSGSSDHTGVFGRFRARHNRSASLTEGSLGYKTIDLRTCLIKLDAEDMDLRLCFRIISPQKTYTLQAENGADRMDWVNKITAAIGTLLNSHFLQQSPVQYTGSVPPKGVVSMDQSQHNDARRNMGDDVSTILRGIPGNNVCAECNAPDPDWASLNLGVLLCIQCSGVHRNLGVHISKVRSLTLDVKVWEPTILDLFRNLGNLYCNSLWEGLLHLDDDSENESTFSRAPISKPSPDDSFTVKEKYILAKYLEKALVIKDESIGNPSAACRIWEAVQSRNIREIYRLIVTSGDVNIINTKFDDITDIDAYHHADASEEGVRKRRDPTACQRIKDSNEPGNCLQGCSLLHVACHIGDSVLLELLLQFGADPNMRDYHGRTPLHHCISSGNHKFAKILLRRGARPSIEDDGGLSVLERAMEMGAITDEELFLLLAECA; encoded by the exons AT GGGAGTTTTGGGAGAGGCATCCAAAGGAGAAAGTGCATTTGCAGATTGTCTTGAAGAATTTGGGGCTGGACATGATGATCCTATCAGTCTTTCCATTGGag GCCCTGTTATATCCAAATTCATAAATACACTTCGAGAGCTTGCCTCTTATAAGGAGTTTCTTTGCTCACAG GTGGAGCATGTGTTACTTGAGAGGTTGATGAACTTTATTAATGTTGATCTACAAGAAGCTAAG GAGTCTCGCCACCGATTTGATAAAGCTGCTCATTCGTATGATCAG TCTCGTGAGAAGTTTGTGTCTCTAAAGAAGAATACAAGAGGAGAAATTGTTGCAGAGTTGGAAGAG GATCTGGAGAACTCAAAGTCAACATTTGAGAAGAGCCGTTTCAACCTC GTCAATTCATTGATGACTATTGAAGCTAAAAAGAAGTATGAGTTTTTGGAATCTATAAGTGCAATTATGGATGCTCATCTCAGATATTTTAAACTT ggATATGACTTGCTGGGTCAACTGGAACCATATATCCATCAG ATATTAACATATGCCCAACAATCAAAAGAACAGTCCAAGATTGAACAAGATCGACTAGCTAGACGAATTCAAGAATTCAGAACGCAGTCTGAGTTAGACAGCCAACAACTTGCCGCTAATGCGGAGGTCTCTGGTGTTAATGGAAACCGTGTTGTTGGAACTATCCCGTATAAAAATACCGAAACAAGTTTAACAGCAGACAAGGAA GTAATTAAACAAGGGTATTTATTAAAACGATCATCAAGTTTGAGAACTGATTGGAAAAGGAAATTTTTCGTCCTTGATAGTCATGGCTCCATGTACTATTACAGAAACAATGGCAATAAATCAATG GGATCACAGCATCACTACAGTGGTTCTTCTGACCATACTGGTGTCTTTGGTCGGTTTCGTGCAAGACACAATCGATCAGCTTCTCTCACTGAAGGCAGCTTAGGCTATAAAACTATCGATCTCCGCACTTGTTTGATAAAATTGGATGCAGAAGACATGGATCTTCGGCTATGTTTCAGAATCATTTCTCCTCAAAAAACTTACACACTTCAG GCTGAAAATGGAGCGGATAGGATGGACTGGGTAAACAAAATCACAGCAGCTATAGGGACGCTTCTGAACTCTCATTTTCTGCAACAG tcgCCAGTTCAGTACACTGGTTCTGTTCCTCCAAAAGGTGTTGTCTCCATGGATCAAAGTCAACATAATGATGCAAGAAGAAATATGGGGGATGATGTCTCCACAATACTCAGAGGAATTCCAGGGAATAATGTATGTGCAGAGTGCAATGCTCCTGATCCCGATTGGGCATCGTTGAATCTTGGAGTTTTGTTGTGCATTCAGTGCTCTGGTGTCCACAGGAACCTAGGGGTTCATATCTCCAAG GTGAGATCCCTCACACTAGATGTGAAAGTGTGGGAGCCAACGATCTTGGACCTATTCAGAAATTTGGGAAATTTGTACTGTAACTCACTGTGGGAGGGGCTACTTCACCTTGACGATGACAG TGAAAACGAATCAACATTTTCACGTGCTCCAATTTCAAAACCATCTCCAGACGATTCCTTTACTGTGAAGGAGAAATACATTCTAGCGAAG TACTTGGAGAAAGCATTAGTCATCAAAGACGAAAGCATAGGCAACCCTTCTGCTGCGTGTAGAATATGGGAAGCTGTTCAAAGCAGAAACATACGAGAAATATATCGACTGATCGTAACTTCAGGGGATGTGAATATCATCAACACCAAGTTCGATGACATAACTGATATTGATGCTTATCACCATGCTGACGCATCAGAGGAAGGAGTGAGGAAAAGACGAGATCCAACTGCGTgtcagagaatcaaagactccaACGAACCAGGAAACTGTCTTCAAGGCTGTTCCTTACTCCATGTGGCTTGTCACATTGGTGACTCTGTCTTGCTTGAACTGTTGTTGCAGTTTGGTGCTGACCCAAACATGAGAGATTACCACGGAAGGACTCCGTTACACCATTGCATATCTTCAGGGAACCACAAGTTTGCAAAGATTCTACTCCGAag AGGAGCACGTCCATCGATAGAGGACGATGGAGGGCTAAGCGTGCTGGAAAGAGCAATGGAAATGGGAGCCATAACCGATGAAGAGCTCTTTCTTCTCTTAGCCGAGTGCGCTTAA
- the LOC106350163 gene encoding inactive leucine-rich repeat receptor-like serine/threonine-protein kinase At1g60630, producing the protein MVSSSPPPPSTLFLLFASTLFLLSPARSSDVDSLLSLKSSIDPSNSIPWRGTDLCNWEGVKECLNGRVSKLVLEYLNLTGSLDERILNQLDQLRVLSFKSNSLSGSIPNLSGLHNLKSVYLNDNNFTGSFPESLTSLHRLKTINLSGNRLSGKIPTSLLRLSRLYTFEVQDNLFAGSIPPLNQTSLRFFNVSNNKLSGQIPPTRGLKQFDESSFAGNSALCGDQIRIPCGTSPAPSKPAPTPSKKKDKAKLIGIIAGSAAGGVLILILLLTVVIFCCRRKRRIKSPREDRKGKGIAEAQGGGGATASETERDIERKDRGFSWERSEEGAVGTLVFLGASDSGETTVVRYTMEDLLKASAETLGRGTLGSTYKAVMESGFIVTVKRLKNARYPRMEEFKRHVEILGQLRHPNLVSLRAYFQAKEERLLVYDYFPNGSLFTLIHGTRASGNGKPLHWTSCLKIAEDLASALLYIHQNPGLTHGNLKSSNVLLGPDFESCLTDYGLSSLHDPDSAEETSAVSLFYKAPECRDPRRASTQPADVYSFGVLLLELLTGRTPFQDLVQEYGSDISRWVRAVREEETESGEEPTSSGNEASEEKLQALLGIANVCVTIQPENRPVMREVLKMVRDARAEAPFSSNSSEHSPGRWSDTVQSLPREDQVSI; encoded by the exons ATggtctcttcttctcctcctcctccatccACATTGTTCCTACTCTTTGCTTCTACACTATTCTTACTTTCTCCGGCGAGATCCAGCGACGTTGACTCTCTCCTCTCCTTGAAATCCTCAATCGATCCATCGAACTCGATTCCATGGCGAGGAACAGATCTCTGCAACTGGGAAGGAGTCAAAGAATGTCTAAACGGAAGAGTCTCCAAGCTCGTCCTCGAGTATCTAAACCTCACCGGTTCACTCGACGAAAGGATCCTAAACCAATTGGACCAGCTTAGGGTTCTCAGTTTCAAATCAAATTCCCTCTCCGGTTCAATCCCTAACCTCTCCGGTTTACACAATCTCAAATCGGTTTACCTCAACGACAACAACTTCACCGGCTCCTTCCCGGAGTCTCTCACCTCGCTTCACCGGTTGAAAACTATTAACCTCTCCGGTAACAGATTATCCGGCAAGATCCCGACCTCGCTCCTCCGTCTCTCGCGGCTGTACACGTTCGAGGTTCAGGACAATCTCTTCGCCGGTTCGATTCCTCCTCTTAACCAGACGAGTCTCAGATTCTTCAACGTCTCCAACAACAAACTCTCCGGCCAAATCCCGCCGACGCGAGGGTTAAAGCAGTTCGACGAGAGTTCGTTCGCCGGAAACTCCGCTCTCTGCGGCGATCAGATTCGAATCCCGTGCGGAACTTCGCCTGCGCCGTCGAAACCAGCGCCTACTCCGTCTAAGAAGAAGGACAAAGCGAAACTAATCGGAATCATCGCCGGAAGCGCCGCCGGGGGAGTTTTAATCCTCATCCTTCTCCTGACGGTTGTCATCTTCTGCTGTCGACGGAAGCGGCGGATCAAGTCTCCGAGGGAAGATAGAAAAGGCAAAGGAATAGCTGAAGCccaaggaggaggaggagcaacAGCTTCGGAGACGGAGAGGGACATCGAGAGGAAAGACAGAGGCTTCTCATGGGAGAGAAGCGAGGAAGGAGCAGTGGGGACTCTCGTTTTCCTCGGAGCCAGCGATTCAGGCGAGACGACGGTGGTGAGATACACCATGGAGGATCTGCTCAAAGCTTCGGCTGAGACTTTGGGGAGAGGGACGTTAGGGAGCACGTACAAGGCCGTGATGGAGTCTGGGTTCATAGTCACTGTGAAGAGACTCAAGAACGCGAGGTATCCTCGCATGGAGGAGTTCAAGAGACATGTTGAGATCCTTGGACAGCTCAGACACCCTAACCTTGTCTCTCTAAGAGCTTACTTCCAGGCTAAAGAAGAACGCTTGCTTGTTTATGATTACTTCCCCAATGGCAGTCTCTTCACTCTCATCCACG GAACTCGAGCTTCTGGAAACGGGAAGCCTCTACATTGGACATCATGTCTGAAAATAGCTGAGGACTTAGCCTCAGCTCTGCTCTACATACATCAGAACCCTGGCCTAACTCATGGGAACTTGAAGTCCTCCAATGTCCTGTTAGGTCCTGATTTCGAGTCCTGCCTCACTGACTACGGCCTCAGCAGTCTCCATGACCCTGACTCGGCTGAAGAAACGAGCGCGGTCTCTCTCTTTTACAAAGCACCAGAGTGTAGAGACCCGCGGAGAGCCTCTACGCAGCCTGCTGATGTCTACAGCTTCGGGGTCCTTCTCCTCGAGCTTTTGACAGGTAGAACACCGTTCCAGGACCTTGTTCAAGAATACGGGTCGGATATCTCTAGGTGGGTGCGTGCGGTGAGGGAAGAAGAGACTGAATCAGGCGAGGAGCCGACGTCTTCAGGGAACGAAGCATCAGAGGAGAAGCTTCAGGCGCTTTTGGGTATCGCAAATGTTTGTGTGACCATTCAACCGGAAAACAGGCCTGTGATGAGAGAGGTGTTGAAGATGGTGAGGGATGCAAGAGCCGAAGCGCCGTTCTCGTCTAACAGTAGCGAACATTCACCTGGGAGATGGTCTGATACAGTTCAGAGCTTGCCAAGGGAAGATCAAGTGAGCATATAG
- the LOC106350171 gene encoding eukaryotic translation initiation factor 3 subunit H, with product MATMARSFLQAISKDEAVAPPLRVVQIEGLAVLKIIKHCKEFAPTLVTGQLLGLDVGSVLEVTNCFPFPVRDDDEEIEADGANYQLEMMRCLREVNVDNNTVGWYQSTVLGSYQTVELIETFMNYQENIKRCVCIIYDPSKADLGVLALKALKLSDSFMELYRGGNFTGEKLREKNFSWMDIFEEIPIKVSNSALVSAFMTELETDAPVSQGDYDRLHSSTTPFLENNMEFLIKCMDDLSMEQQKFQYYYRNLSRQQAQQQAWLQKRRTENMARRSAGEEPLPEEDPSNPIFKPIPEPSRLESFLITNQVSNFCGQINGVAGQNFSRLYLTKALHEN from the exons ATGGCAACCA TGGCTAGGTCGTTTTTGCAGGCGATATCGAAGGACGAGGCGGTGGCTCCTCCGCTCAGAGTTGTTCAGATCGAAGGACTG GCTGTGCTGAAGATAATCAAACACTGCAAGGAGTTTGCACCTACGCTTGTCACAGGACAGCTTCTTGGACTTGATGTTGGTAGTGTTCTTGAAGTCACCAATTGTTTTCCTTTCCCT GTGAGAGATGACGATGAAGAAATTGAAGCGGATGGTGCTAACTATCAGCTTGAGATGATGAGATGTTTGAGAGAGGTTAATGTCGATAATAACACTGTTGGCTG gtATCAATCCACAGTTCTTGGATCATATCAGACCGTTGAATTGATTGAGACCTTCATGAATTACCAG GAGAACATCAAGAGGTGTGTGTGCATCATCTATGATCCCTCTAAAGCTGATCTAGGCGTCTTAGCTTTGAAGGCTTTGAAGCTTTCAGATTCCTTTATGGAGCTGTACCGTGGCGGAAACTTTACAGGCGAGAA GTTGAGAGAGAAAAACTTCTCCTGGATGGAtattttcgaggaaattcct ATCAAGGTTTCAAACTCTGCGCTTGTCAGTGCGTTCATGACCGAGCTGGAGACTGATGCACCTGTCTCGCAG GGTGATTATGATCGTCTACACTCATCAACCACTCCTTTCCTTGAGAACAATATGGAGTTTCTGATTAAATGCATGGACGATTTATCTATGGAACAGCAAAAG TTCCAATATTACTACCGGAACCTGTCCCGTCAGCAAGCGCAGCAACAAGCCTGGCTCCAGAAGAGGAG GACGGAGAACATGGCTCGTAGATCAGCAGGAGAAGAGCCTTTACCCGAAGAGGATCCATCAAACCCAATCTTCAAGCCGATCCCTGAACCGTCAAGGCTAGAGAGTTTCCTCATCACAAACCAAGTCTCAAACTTCTGCGGCCAAATCAATGG AGTGGCTGGCCAGAACTTCAGCAGGCTCTACCTGACCAAGGCATTGCACGAAAACTGA
- the LOC106350152 gene encoding ADP-ribosylation factor GTPase-activating protein AGD4 isoform X3 — MTIEAKKKYEFLESISAIMDAHLRYFKLGYDLLGQLEPYIHQILTYAQQSKEQSKIEQDRLARRIQEFRTQSELDSQQLAANAEVSGVNGNRVVGTIPYKNTETSLTADKEVIKQGYLLKRSSSLRTDWKRKFFVLDSHGSMYYYRNNGNKSMGSQHHYSGSSDHTGVFGRFRARHNRSASLTEGSLGYKTIDLRTCLIKLDAEDMDLRLCFRIISPQKTYTLQAENGADRMDWVNKITAAIGTLLNSHFLQQSPVQYTGSVPPKGVVSMDQSQHNDARRNMGDDVSTILRGIPGNNVCAECNAPDPDWASLNLGVLLCIQCSGVHRNLGVHISKVRSLTLDVKVWEPTILDLFRNLGNLYCNSLWEGLLHLDDDSENESTFSRAPISKPSPDDSFTVKEKYILAKYLEKALVIKDESIGNPSAACRIWEAVQSRNIREIYRLIVTSGDVNIINTKFDDITDIDAYHHADASEEGVRKRRDPTACQRIKDSNEPGNCLQGCSLLHVACHIGDSVLLELLLQFGADPNMRDYHGRTPLHHCISSGNHKFAKILLRRGARPSIEDDGGLSVLERAMEMGAITDEELFLLLAECA, encoded by the exons ATGACTATTGAAGCTAAAAAGAAGTATGAGTTTTTGGAATCTATAAGTGCAATTATGGATGCTCATCTCAGATATTTTAAACTT ggATATGACTTGCTGGGTCAACTGGAACCATATATCCATCAG ATATTAACATATGCCCAACAATCAAAAGAACAGTCCAAGATTGAACAAGATCGACTAGCTAGACGAATTCAAGAATTCAGAACGCAGTCTGAGTTAGACAGCCAACAACTTGCCGCTAATGCGGAGGTCTCTGGTGTTAATGGAAACCGTGTTGTTGGAACTATCCCGTATAAAAATACCGAAACAAGTTTAACAGCAGACAAGGAA GTAATTAAACAAGGGTATTTATTAAAACGATCATCAAGTTTGAGAACTGATTGGAAAAGGAAATTTTTCGTCCTTGATAGTCATGGCTCCATGTACTATTACAGAAACAATGGCAATAAATCAATG GGATCACAGCATCACTACAGTGGTTCTTCTGACCATACTGGTGTCTTTGGTCGGTTTCGTGCAAGACACAATCGATCAGCTTCTCTCACTGAAGGCAGCTTAGGCTATAAAACTATCGATCTCCGCACTTGTTTGATAAAATTGGATGCAGAAGACATGGATCTTCGGCTATGTTTCAGAATCATTTCTCCTCAAAAAACTTACACACTTCAG GCTGAAAATGGAGCGGATAGGATGGACTGGGTAAACAAAATCACAGCAGCTATAGGGACGCTTCTGAACTCTCATTTTCTGCAACAG tcgCCAGTTCAGTACACTGGTTCTGTTCCTCCAAAAGGTGTTGTCTCCATGGATCAAAGTCAACATAATGATGCAAGAAGAAATATGGGGGATGATGTCTCCACAATACTCAGAGGAATTCCAGGGAATAATGTATGTGCAGAGTGCAATGCTCCTGATCCCGATTGGGCATCGTTGAATCTTGGAGTTTTGTTGTGCATTCAGTGCTCTGGTGTCCACAGGAACCTAGGGGTTCATATCTCCAAG GTGAGATCCCTCACACTAGATGTGAAAGTGTGGGAGCCAACGATCTTGGACCTATTCAGAAATTTGGGAAATTTGTACTGTAACTCACTGTGGGAGGGGCTACTTCACCTTGACGATGACAG TGAAAACGAATCAACATTTTCACGTGCTCCAATTTCAAAACCATCTCCAGACGATTCCTTTACTGTGAAGGAGAAATACATTCTAGCGAAG TACTTGGAGAAAGCATTAGTCATCAAAGACGAAAGCATAGGCAACCCTTCTGCTGCGTGTAGAATATGGGAAGCTGTTCAAAGCAGAAACATACGAGAAATATATCGACTGATCGTAACTTCAGGGGATGTGAATATCATCAACACCAAGTTCGATGACATAACTGATATTGATGCTTATCACCATGCTGACGCATCAGAGGAAGGAGTGAGGAAAAGACGAGATCCAACTGCGTgtcagagaatcaaagactccaACGAACCAGGAAACTGTCTTCAAGGCTGTTCCTTACTCCATGTGGCTTGTCACATTGGTGACTCTGTCTTGCTTGAACTGTTGTTGCAGTTTGGTGCTGACCCAAACATGAGAGATTACCACGGAAGGACTCCGTTACACCATTGCATATCTTCAGGGAACCACAAGTTTGCAAAGATTCTACTCCGAag AGGAGCACGTCCATCGATAGAGGACGATGGAGGGCTAAGCGTGCTGGAAAGAGCAATGGAAATGGGAGCCATAACCGATGAAGAGCTCTTTCTTCTCTTAGCCGAGTGCGCTTAA